The following proteins come from a genomic window of Azoarcus sp. PA01:
- a CDS encoding helix-turn-helix domain-containing protein: MKNTDTIDVREIRRKLGLNQSQFWSKIGVTQSGGSRYESGRNIPRPVQALLRLVHIEQIDINKVKKEDVEVAEFLKTSNPELYKSLKKEARAKRKERTTR; the protein is encoded by the coding sequence ATGAAAAACACCGACACCATCGACGTTCGCGAGATCCGGCGCAAGCTGGGTCTGAACCAATCGCAGTTCTGGTCGAAAATCGGGGTCACGCAGAGCGGCGGGTCGCGCTACGAGAGCGGGCGCAACATTCCGCGCCCCGTGCAGGCGCTGCTGCGTCTCGTGCATATCGAGCAGATCGACATCAACAAGGTCAAGAAGGAAGACGTGGAAGTCGCGGAATTCCTGAAGACGTCGAACCCGGAGCTGTACAAGTCGCTAAAGAAGGAAGCGCGTGCCAAGCGCAAGGAACGCACGACGCGTTGA
- a CDS encoding mechanosensitive ion channel family protein produces the protein MPSRPLHRPCMRTLRGRKSWSGRIGTPRRPPLFVFPVAAEPCWGSRCIEQHPLDQDDELLARRGQAEHELAVASAVVSILLPVPRLPAEPVDYNLRLTRRGILPHAQILSTPMTQILPEWALPWLATITLGLQIVLIFVGAGVLRMLVKRLIRRIGERYSLPAEMVIGARRGSTFLIYSGAMLLILDRLGVSATVLWTALTGFAAVAAVAFFAAWSVLSNIFCTLLILTVRPFRLFDEVELLENGEKPGLKGRVIDINLIYTTLQETSAEQAETVLRVPNSLFFQRTIRCWGRGPGAG, from the coding sequence GTGCCCTCGCGCCCCCTGCATCGCCCCTGCATGCGGACTCTCCGAGGGAGAAAAAGCTGGTCGGGACGAATAGGTACGCCGCGGCGCCCACCATTATTCGTATTCCCGGTCGCTGCGGAACCATGCTGGGGGTCGCGCTGCATCGAGCAGCATCCGCTCGACCAGGATGACGAGCTCCTTGCGCGGCGCGGTCAGGCCGAACATGAGCTTGCCGTTGCGAGCGCAGTGGTTTCAATCCTGTTGCCCGTCCCGCGGCTACCTGCCGAGCCGGTCGACTACAATCTGCGCCTCACGCGGCGGGGGATCCTGCCGCACGCTCAGATCCTTTCGACGCCGATGACACAGATTCTTCCCGAATGGGCCCTTCCATGGCTCGCCACGATCACCCTCGGCCTGCAGATCGTTCTGATCTTCGTCGGCGCGGGCGTGCTGCGCATGCTGGTGAAACGCCTGATCCGGCGGATCGGTGAGCGCTACAGCCTGCCGGCGGAAATGGTCATCGGCGCACGCAGGGGGAGCACCTTCCTCATCTACTCCGGCGCGATGCTGCTGATCCTCGACCGCCTCGGCGTATCGGCCACCGTCCTGTGGACCGCCCTGACCGGCTTCGCCGCCGTCGCAGCGGTGGCGTTCTTCGCCGCGTGGAGTGTGCTGTCGAACATCTTCTGCACGCTGCTGATTCTCACCGTCCGGCCGTTTCGCCTCTTCGATGAAGTCGAGCTGCTGGAAAACGGCGAAAAACCGGGACTCAAAGGCCGCGTCATCGATATCAACCTGATCTACACGACATTGCAAGAAACCTCCGCCGAGCAGGCCGAAACGGTGCTGCGAGTGCCCAACAGCCTTTTCTTCCAGCGCACGATCCGCTGCTGGGGGCGGGGACCGGGAGCGGGATGA
- a CDS encoding aspartate kinase, producing the protein MALIVQKYGGTSVGNPERIKNVARKVARFQAQGHKVVVVVSAMSGETNRLIALTKEVATHPEARELDVVVSTGEQVTIGLLCMALHDIGVKAKSYTGGQVRILTDSAHTKARILNIDEAPIKKDLDEGNIVVVAGFQGVDEHGNITTLGRGGSDTTGVALAAALKADECQIYTDVDGVYTTDPRVVPEARKLDTITFEEMLELASLGSKVLQIRSVEFAGKYKVKLRVLSSFQEEGEGTLITVEEDQNMEQPVISGIAFTRDEAKLTVLGVPDKPGIAYQILGPVADANIDVDMIIQNIGHDGTTDFSFTIPRGELDKTVKVLEAVRSHIGARAIEADKTMAKVSVVGVGMRSHPGVASKMFRTLAEEGINIQMISTSEIKISVVIEEKYLELAVRVLHKAFGLESA; encoded by the coding sequence ATGGCACTGATAGTTCAGAAATACGGCGGCACTTCCGTGGGTAACCCCGAGCGCATCAAGAACGTCGCCCGCAAAGTGGCGAGGTTCCAGGCGCAGGGGCACAAGGTCGTGGTGGTGGTGTCGGCGATGAGCGGCGAGACGAACCGTCTGATCGCGCTGACCAAGGAGGTCGCGACGCACCCGGAGGCCCGCGAACTCGACGTCGTCGTATCGACCGGCGAGCAGGTCACGATCGGCCTGCTGTGCATGGCCCTGCACGACATCGGCGTCAAGGCGAAGAGCTATACCGGCGGGCAGGTCCGTATCCTGACCGACAGCGCCCACACCAAGGCGCGGATCCTCAATATCGACGAAGCCCCGATCAAGAAGGACCTCGACGAAGGCAATATCGTCGTCGTCGCCGGCTTCCAGGGCGTGGACGAGCACGGCAACATCACGACGCTCGGCCGCGGCGGTTCGGATACCACCGGCGTGGCGCTCGCTGCCGCGCTGAAGGCCGACGAGTGCCAGATCTACACCGACGTCGACGGTGTCTATACGACCGACCCGCGCGTCGTCCCGGAAGCCCGCAAGCTCGACACGATCACCTTCGAGGAAATGCTCGAACTCGCGAGCCTCGGCTCGAAAGTGCTGCAGATCCGTTCGGTCGAATTCGCCGGCAAGTACAAGGTCAAGTTGCGCGTCCTGTCGAGCTTCCAGGAGGAAGGCGAGGGCACGCTCATCACAGTTGAGGAAGATCAGAACATGGAACAACCCGTCATCTCCGGCATCGCCTTCACGCGCGACGAGGCCAAGCTCACGGTGCTCGGCGTGCCCGACAAGCCCGGCATCGCGTACCAGATCCTCGGGCCGGTCGCCGACGCCAACATCGACGTCGACATGATCATCCAGAACATCGGCCATGACGGCACGACGGACTTCTCGTTCACGATCCCGCGCGGCGAGCTCGACAAGACGGTCAAGGTCCTCGAAGCCGTCAGGTCACACATCGGCGCGCGGGCGATCGAGGCCGACAAGACGATGGCCAAGGTGTCGGTCGTCGGCGTCGGCATGCGCTCGCATCCGGGGGTCGCGTCGAAAATGTTCCGCACCCTCGCCGAAGAGGGCATCAACATCCAGATGATCTCGACGTCCGAGATCAAGATCTCGGTGGTCATCGAGGAAAAGTATCTCGAACTCGCCGTGCGCGTGCTGCACAAGGCTTTCGGTCTCGAATCCGCCTGA